GCACCCCGCCTTTTCCAATCTTATTATATAACACAATACCCAAGACTATGCAAAGCAATTTCTAAAAAAAAGGTTAACAATTAATGGAAGATAATACCTTTGTggtgtgttttttgtttgtgaaTATTTCGAACCCAAAAAAACCCGAAACAAAATTCAAACTAAATCCTAACTAATAACGGTTTATAAACCAACTACATTGGTAAACAATTTGatgaaaaattatattttttagcgGCGTCTCAATTGAATCTGATTAATCAAATCCGAAACGAGCACAGAGTCAGAGCAATTAACTAGCTAAACTGTACACTAaatgcacaaacacacaccaTATTTCTACACGCACACACTGACACCAAACTGTTATACAATTGAGAGCACCTGTGATAAATTTCCCTAGACACAATTTCTATGCCTAAAGTGTATCTTTAAACGGCTTTAATCACACGAACTATGTGTAAGTATTAGACAAAGTATCCTTCCAAAGTGTTATACATATAACACAGTGCCTGGGCTCAGCACAACTAACAATCGAGCCCAATTAACACCCATACTCTTCTGTGTGCTAATCCCAATTTTTTACGTAATCTTAATTTGCAACAAAAATCCAAACGGCGGACTCAAAgaaattgtattgtatttattaagaacAGTAGTGCAAAAATTTGAATGTAAAGTAGAACTGTTATACTGTGCCTTAAACATGTCTTCCTTATAACCCTCTCTACCATCTTCCTGTTccattttaatttgctttgATGTAGTGcccaaaatatatttaatttatattattatatttaatgcTAACTTTTTTTACaaagttttttatataaatataaatagctAATTTAGCTGTAGTCTCTCATGCTAACATTAAACCATACGAATATCCAAACGAAATCATTTGCCAAAATTGATCACAACTTTGACATTAACTTTCTACGCCTTCTCTTCACATCATCCCACCATCGATAACCAACCACCAACCACCTACAACCACCGCACACTCCTCACGACACCACCACCAACAGAGACACAATACCAGAGGAGTCGTCGTACCAGCATGGACACTCCAAGTCCTTGTGCGAGCCGGCGGACTCCGATGAATGGGACGGAGCACCGTTGTCCGCAGCCGGCGGAGCGAACAGCGAGCTTTTGATGCGAATGAGCGGTAGGGAACCgctcctgccacgcccatccAACACGCCTCGTGCCCAGATCCGGCGCATGAACGCCGGGGCGGTGGGCGGTACAGGCGTGACCCAGGCGGGCCGGAAGAACCAGGTGACCAAGGCACTGTTGGACTACGAGGACTCCGAAACCGACTCCGATGAgaacgatgatgatgaggacGAGGACTTCGATTCCTACGATGACGAGAACATTGTGGTCACCACTTTTACAACACCGGCCACGGGCAGAAGACCGGGATCTAGTCCAGGATCCGGGTCAGAAGCAAACACCGCCACTACCACCACGACAAGCATTCGGCTGACCCGCAACAACGACGAAAGCATCATTTGAGTATCAAGCACGGATGGCGACGTAGAGGATCTGGAGGATGATGAGCCATCGGTGTCAGCACCACCATCAAACAATCCAAAAAGTTTGCGGCTGCGCCTATTCCCGTATGAGATGTTCTACTAACTAACTCCTAACTTCACATTTAAATGACCTAGTTTGTAAGCCAAAAGTTGAAAAAACGTTGCAAAATAGTTTCAAAATAAGGTTTAGACCAAAAAGCTTTATAACTATATTAACACATGAATCGGACAAATGTTAAGATAAGGGAGTAGCAAAAATTGTATATAACACCAGATATGaataacttaattaatttctcTTGATCGTTTAAGTCGCTTTTTAAGATTTTTAACTTCCAGTTTTGTGTTTAGTTCCGATCAATTGTTATTATGTACCACAAACATATATATCCAAAAAATAATTTAGTGATTTCAGCTGATGTGTTCCAAAATAGCAAGCAAGATAATTGTGAATTGTGTAATAATTAACACAGCGTAGCCAAAGTTCATGTTAAGCGTACAACTAAcgtttatttctttatttgtaatttaGACAAAATGTGCTAACTGGAAATCACATTGCGAGTATATGTTGCAAGCAGTACTTAAGCGCTTGATTAGTTTAGTTCAATTTTAGTCTTAGTTATTAAAGAGTTTAAAGCAATTAATTTCTGTATAGCCGCAGAGTCAGATCGAAAAGTAATGCAGTAAAGTTTGTCTCAGCTGGAACTGTCAGTAAACTTGCATCATTCATCATTATAAATAAAGTTTAGGAGTATTTCGAAAGTGTTTTGGAACCGGCAATGAGCTCTGTATGAACTGTATGATTTGGAAACGGTGCTGAAAAGTGCTTTAAAGCAGGTTATAAAACAACAGATTTTCTATAGCCTTCTCTATGAGATCTTACATCTTGTTGTATTACTCCAGCCCCCTTATAACTAGTTTCAAAACAAGGTTACTTCGCAGATACAGTTGAGCAAAACTTTAGCTTACGCTAACTATGAAATATACACAAATGAAGTAACTGGTGTTTGACAGTAAAACGGACAGAGTTATGaaacttaaaattatttttgtaaacatttacGAACGATAAAGATAAAGATATAGATACCCAATGGATCATGTTTGAACGAGCGAGAGATTTGCAATATCTTCAGTGTGGAATTTGAGTGTGTGACTAGGATTGAGCTAACCAAGCATAAACATTATGAACGTGCTCAAATCCCAAGTAAAAACTAGGAATAGTTGAAACAAGTAGATTTACTATGCTGACGTAGATTTGAAGATGCATTAGAAGGGAAAAGGAACTCTAATTACCAGACCAGACCCAAGGGGAGGCACGGAGACAACTCAGAACACAGTAGCCAATAACCGGAATGGGACGTATTCTGGAACCTACCTACCTAAATATACATGCGTGGACTGCTAATGATAAAGCGTGGAAATGGAACACATACCTACCTACTACGATTAACACAAactaaatacatatatttttaaactcACGGGCAACACGCATAGTAACATAGAACTTTAATTAATCCATCTACATACCTGTAAACTTAGTATTTGGTAATCCCAATAGGTTCCCTACAAGAATGCCTTCTGCCAGATCAGATAGAATTGGTTACCTTAGttctttgcattttatttctaTCAGTAAGACAATAACCAGCTACAAGAAGAGCTGGATCTTGATAATTGTCATTTTGAAATAACCAAAAGATCAGAGCTGTGTTATAATATGAGCAGGTTTtctaaatgaaaataaattgttccCCTGAATTTCCAAAGTCACCATTGATTCTGgtgaaaacaatttttattgtGGACGCTCGCTCATAAATTACTTGCTTAAGAAAACTAATATTGAATTCAATTACTGACGAAATCGAGAACGTGTTTGCAATTTTCATACCGTAGGCCCTAAGATGTGCATACTtcaaaactaaaaataaatattgataGCGCAAGattaacaaaaatttaataaaaacacacTGTGCAAAACCTTAACAAAGAATTGTAAATTGTTAAActgattttaaataatttataagaaaaattttactaaaaataaaattattgaggAAAGCTAAACAATCTTAACCGACACTTGGAATTAGCAACTACGGATGTTGTATTTGTATGGGCGGCTCTGTATGGGTTTTGTTTTACCAGCAACGCCATTGACGAAATCGTTTTTTCGGCAGTTCTGGCTGCCAGTCGACCACTACTGCTTTGCCAACCAATTGATTCCCATTTTCCTGAAACATGGACCTGGCCAACAGCTCATTGCACTCAAACCGGACATAGGCACATCCCATTAGTTGGCCATCCCGCCGCTTGGTTATGTGCACGGCCTGTATAGTGCCTCGCAGCTTATTGTTGGATGAACCTTCGTGCTGATCTGCCTGGTCGGTATCGCATCCGCGCCACTGTTGCCATAACCGCTGGATTCCCTTGGATCTTCTATCATCGGCACCTGGATCTGTCTTGATCTCTGCGGGTGTAGAGGCatgaatattatgaatactCTTATGAATGCATTCGTCGGGTGTGCAGGCCATAAAGTTCGCAATAGCCGAGTGTACCAATGTACCGGACATAACAAATGGACACTATAGTCGAATGCCACGACTATTacatacccgttactcagctaggaCGCGCAAGAGAGGTAGCAAGCAGAAATATAATGCTGCAGCAAGCAGTACAAAGACGACTCTtctaccaaagacactagaatagtTAGTTCtagttattctagtgtctttgcttcTACTAACTTCAAGGCATATAGTGAATGTTTTTAATACCCATTAAACATGTTTGGCACGCAGATTTGCAAAATCTTTAAGAATATGAGCGCTAGCCATTCCCCCCGTAATGGGCGTTTGTGGGCTGTAAACACGGTTAAaacaaagacactagaataacaagatgcgtaacggccatacaaatttttggcacgcgattttttggccgtggctctagaggtggctccaggctctcttgagtttttgttcgagagagaaagagcggagagcgctacagcaaacagctcttttctacgcagtgatagcatacaactgtatgtgtgcacacgtatgctcatgtattgtaaatttgacaaaatatgccctttaccttagaagttcgttgactttaaatctatattattttttatcaattggcaccatgcgaaaaattcttgttttgcattgcctcaacgttattattatttaaataaagcttagaaatagtaatagacgaatctatgtacatcacaaaataaatttcgaaaatgactttatattagaatacttgtcattagggtattcagcttgcggcgtgagaaaaattaataaggcaatgattgttgagtgcttgtgtccgcacttcgtgccttttgcaacgaactgttttcatatttttatttattttattaatttttattttctactacgtattattattttttatgaaatattattatgaaatattattatttttattatttattaataaaattattatttttattatttaataattaaattattatttttttatgaaattaaaaaataattattatttttatgaaatatttatttctcaatgttatgtcttctttttggaaaatttatgtttcaaattacagtagttataataatttcctttgtatttgctttaattattattataataattattataatagtcagggaatttttattttatttcatcatattgctacgaaattggccacaactccaaatatgtaaattcgtttcttcgatcagaattgatttcggcccgaaaatcgtcttctagcacagcacgcacacatatacgcgttctcgtctcttgtttttactcacgcaagcaagcaaattctatttttatatttcttacgctctcaacgtgagcgagcggaaagagagcaaatttggccttcaccaaaaaagtggctgcatagtgccaaacgaatgtatggccgttacgcatcttgttattctagtgtctttggttaaaAACAATCCTGCTTCACTTGAGCCTGCATTCTGAATCTGCTTCTAGTTCCTTTAGGTCTCGGAATCTCGACAGGTGGGCGGATGGACGGACTTGGCCATATCTACTGGGCTAGGGATCCGGAATATTCGAAATGTACACATGTACACACTTTTACCTGCTACACACTCTTTAGCGAATCTAGTAAACCCTTTGGTCTACGAGTAACAAAGATAGAAACGTAACTTTTTTGAACTtcttttatacatttattgCACCAAATATGTGTAATTTGTTATTTtcgtaatttaatttaatatttttgctCTTCTGATATATTTCAATATGTTTTATAGTAgtatttggttttgtttttctagAAGAATTCACTTTATATTTACTCGAATGCATTGCGTGTCTGCAGAAGAGTTCTGCAAGTTCTCCACACTTCAGCTTGTATATAGGTAAATATATCGATGGTCTTCATTTCGCGTTTAAAGTGATTCCTAGTGTAGGTGTGCTAATGCATTTGATCGGGATTGCGCCTCGTCGGTAATTACGCTTAAgcattgtttacaataacaaACTTTTGTAACGATTAAATAAGTACGCTTATATGAGTACGCATTATATTTATGCAGGAGTGTATATGCGGGACGCGGAATGTACGAATATCTCAATTAAcatttttgctttgcgttttcTAAAAGAAATTGTAGTATTTTCTGtatatattatgtatatgCTATGCTTCTTTTGTGGTTCGTTCAAAGTTATTAGTACATTTATATGTGGAATTAAACAACCCAACATTTGCTACATAAATATGTGTTAATGCTTTTATAACTTACCCACCCAGCCGATCAGTTGGGATCAACTGATCATCAACTGATCGCAGCCATGCGGGTTTCATAACGATTCTTTACTTTGGTTTCATTTAATATAGTTGTAGACGCATAAGTAGTCGTGGTATGCAATAACAAGTTACTATTAAGTTAGTCCGCTTAAGGTGACTGTTTGGTTATCATTTTGAAAGGCATTCGACAGTGTTCTTCATATGTACGAGATAGATAGATACATGTGTGGTGTGATTTGTTAAATAGACTAAATGCAACTAGCATAGAATGATTCGAACAGCATAACGTGGCCCTCTATAATATCCGACTTTCAATCCAATCGGGTGGAAAGAACTATGTGTGGATTTTGTACATACTTAGTTTTTACATTGCAAACAAATGTAACATTATCAATGAGACAATACACGTAAAATTAATGCAGTTATGGCAGTTCAGATAAGCGCTTAAATTAGTTATTAAATCAATTATgttattttaaagtttaaactGAAATTAGCCATTACAATTATATTTCCCGTTTTTCCATTAAACTTGATGTCTTTATAAAGATAGAAGTAAATGGTCATCATGCTTAATATTTAGTTAACAATAATGTATACTCCCACTTTTGGTTTTAATACTTTTAGTATATACAATTACATTCGGATATTATTGGAAAACACAGAAAACCATCGTTATAGATACTATTTGCGTATTTGTGGTAGCATTTGGGGAAAAAACTGCTGAATATTCTGGATTTGATCGATAAACACATCTACATCTAACAAAATTTCAAATGTCATTTGATATCCTTATGTATATTGTAGTTTCCATATGCAGATTATTATATAAACCCTTTAAAATGCGGCTTACTACAATTCGGTTGTATCTTTCGTTTGATTTGTTACGAACGTGAGAGAAGTGTTTGATTCTGTAAATGATTTCAGATGATATCTGCCTActaattctatcaagttgagGGAATTTTACACCGAATAGGATAAACATTATGAATAGACTTTCAGGTTGAACAATGAATGTAACCAACTTTTAAGCTTTCTAGAATACTGTACGAATTCCCGCTAGGTAATTACTGAGGAtattgatgctgctgctgatgctgatcTTAAGCTAACCCAACGCCCAAAGGATCATGTAGATTATCTATCGGCTTCTCTGCATGCAAGTGCCTGATAGCGCTTAGAGGCCAAACCCGAAGGCTCGTTATACGTTTCCTGTTGGCAATTAAGATcgaaattgcatttaattcttttaatttatgtacaattatttaaatacaaaatataattatgcagactaaataaatacataaatgaaTTAACAATAGAAATTATCTAAAAGAAAAGAGAGAGCTCGCTAGGGATAAGCTTAAGAGTAAAtctaaaaactaaataatcaCAATTAACAATTAGATACATCTTGGAAATATTGCAACAAATAAACACTAAAGTGGGTTTTTCAATAGCAAAAGGCGAGAACTTATTGGCATTGATAATGGATAATTCGAAAATAAGAGTAAAAATAACATAATATGTGTACGGAATGTGGTAACTAGAGAGCTAAGCTGGATCGGCAGGTGAGATTCACTGCTTGGTGGTGCCATTAGCTTTCGCTGGCTTACCGGACGTAACGAAGGGTCCCACATAGTTGCTAGGGAAGAGACCGGAAAGGCCATTCAGCTCGCCACGCCACCACTCCGGCTCATCCCGACCCAGAACGCTAATGATATCGTCCTTATCAAACGACAGCTCGTCGTCATTTTGTGCTTTGTACGGATAGAGAGCAATGACCTTGTCTACATGGGAAAAACGATATAGATTAAATAAGTTATTTAAATCATACTACGAAAATCAAAAACCAACCCAAGATCTGTTCAGTCATCTCGATTCGACTACCGGAAACTGGAGTATTCCGTCCGCTGTTGCGCCCGCCTTGGAGAACCTTCACGTAAGTGGCCGGGAACCATCCGATCTGCCGCCGGCGACCCTTTGCCTGCAGCTCACCCTCCCACCAGCCGGAGTCCGTCTTCTTACGGATCATTATCAACTGGCCTCTCGTTAGCGAAAGCTGTTCCGTGCTGGTTGCCTCATAGGGCGCGATTACTTGAGCAATCTCAGACCGCTTGGCACGCATTCCCTGCAAAATTATGGACAAAAAGATGTTAGTTAATCAAATGAAACTATAAATTAAGTGGTAACGGGCTGTGTCAACTATTTACGGGTGTCATGGAAGAGGTGCGTGACATGGGTCGGCTGTAGCTCTCGGCAGGCTCGCTGCTTTGTGTTTTGGACTGTGTGTTTATCTGGGAAACTTCAGTGTCGAGGTCTTCGTGCGCCTCCTCAGCGCCAACGCCTGGGCTAGATATCGGCTGCTCGATGGGCTCCTGAACAGGCAGCGGCTGGTAAACCTGCTCCTGTGCCTCCACGGGAGCAGCGGTGTTGCCAGCGTTGCCGTTTAGCGTCGTCTCCTGGGTCAGTGCAAGTGTAACAACGGTGGCAAAAAGCACAGCACATGAAAAGCATTGGATTAGTAGATGGACATGAGGGCAACGGTTAGACACGACTTTGGACTTTGGGATTGTAAACTCTTGACAAGTAAGATAAAGTGTTGGCCTGTCTTCAAATTTGGCGTTTCAAATCTCTTATTTGGGAACTAAGTTCACTTTTCTACTTTGaccaaatataaataatgtcGCTCACTTTTTTTACTATGAAATTGTACACGATTTTCTATACATAATATTATTAGAATTGTTGATTCTAGTTCGAATCAATTTAAAACGCAAATGGCCCCACACATGACTTAATTATTGACTATCTATCCACTTACCTGATCAAGAGATTCTACCGGTTCCGCAGCTGCTATGCTCGCTGTGCCTACATCAGCCTTCTGGACATAGTTCGAAGGAAACATGCCCGTTCGACTACCAATGGTACCTGTCCACCACTCACCCTCCTTCTTGATGACCATGACCATCTCACCGGCACTGAAGCTCAAATCGCCTTCCTCGGCAGACTCATAAGGATATGCGGCTATATAATACTCGACATCGCCGGCGACAGTCATATCTGCGGAAGCTGCCGGAACAGAGCTGGTATTGATATTGTCATTGTAGGTGTCAGCCATGGTGGCAACTTGAGCATCAACCGGGGCTTCGACAGCGGCGACAGGAGCAACTTCACCGACTTCTAGTTTCTCCACATAGGATTCAGGGAACCAGCCGGTGTGGCCATTTATCTCGCCAGCCAACCATCCCGGCTCGGCGTTCTGCTCCAATGGCACCAGGATAATGTCACCAGGCACGAAAGTAATCTCCTCGGCGTTGCGTGCGTTGAACTCGTATACTGCTTGATATTTTACGAATCCTTCTGGGGCCGGTCCACCTAAGTCCACAGCTGGAGGGGCCAGTGAGGAGATATCATTGCTCGCGACTGCGTAGGGATCGGTGACAGTCGTACCCGTCTGCTCCCAAGCACTGGAAGAGCCTGTGTCCCAGGCCGACGATACACTAGTCTCGTTCTTTCGATTGTACTTCAATTCCAGCACCGAGGTGCGCTGCACATCGTATTCCTTGTACAGATCCTCGCACTTTGTGATTAGAGCGGAGAGCTCGGCCTTGAGCTCAGACATCTGTACATCATTAGTGTTGATATCCTCCTTCTTTGACTCTATCTCTTTACTGATATTCTCGACTTTGTCCTTTATTTGGTTAATAATTAACTgtagaaaaagaaaaataatattatagaGAATCCGGTGAATACTAAAACTTTACGTTTAGCCAAAGCTCACCTGCTTGTGTGCGAATGCTGCATTCAGTTGCTCCTGCTGCGCATTCTCCCCTCCCAAGGCAGCCCCGCTGGCCTTGCTCTTGGCATCCCACTTGGCCCGCTCCTGAGTGAGCTGAAGCAGTTTAGCGTTCTGCTCCTTGATGCGCGCTTTCAGCTGCGACATTTCGGACATGGAAGTGTCGCGCTGGGTGCGCATTCCGTCGATAACGGTCTTTACGTTTGTCACGCCGGCGCGAGTGTCGCAAATCCTCTGCGAAAGTTCCTTGATCTGTAATTAAGTCGAGCTAGTTAGATGGGCCAGCCATGCAGATTAGTTGCACTTTAAGAACATTACTTTTTCATTCAGGGTGCTCAGCTCCACATTAAGTTGGGTGTTATGTGCCTTCTGCTTCAGAACACGTTCTTGTTCCCTCTCCTTCTGTGCGTTCATTTCGGCAATTCTAGCCTGCTCCCATTCCTGCTGGCGCTGCTTTTCCAGCTCCCTGGTTCGATAGAAATTGTATAAATTTTTTTGCCGCTCAAAGCAAGATAAAGGTCCTCACTTTCTGGCCGCCTCCTTAGCCTCCAGTTCCCGCTTGCGCTGCtcctccatctccatctcaaTCTCTCGCTGGCGTTGGAGCTGTCGCTCTAGTTCCTCCTGCTGCTTACGCTCGGCCTCCAAACGAGCCCTTTCACGTTTATCAGCCTCTTCACGCTCCTTTCGCTCTCTTTCTTCCCGCTCCTTGCGCTGCTGGTCCTCCATAATTTTGCGCCTACGATCCAGCTCTGCTTGACCCTTAACATAATTCTCCTTGCGCTTGTCTTCGAAGGAAGCTGGGGAACGCGAAATCACAAGTGTTAATATATAGACTATATATACATGTTTGGCAAAGGAGTTAATTAGGCACTTACATTGTCCAGGTAGTCCGGCTGTTGGGTCAGCATCCACGACTGCCACTGCGCCCTGGGATGAAACAGATGCGTGTCGGGAGGCCGGCTGTGAGCCAGGACGGGATACCACCCCTGAGACCGATCCTGGTCGCGATTTTATTTTGCGCAAGTTGGGCGGTACCCATTCTTGAGGCAAGGTAACCGGAATTTTCTCACCAGCCATTGCCTTCTCGCATAGGAACATGGCAAGAATAAACTCGTCGCAGTTCAGCCGCCCATCGCCGTCGATGTCAGACAGCGTCCAGATTTGGGCCAGCGTGACCTGGGGTAGCTTGCTCTGTACGAGAACACCGCGTGCCTGGGATCCAGTTAAGTAACCAGATCTGGTGCGATCATTAGCATTGAACACCTGCGTGTATTTACGCTTTTGGGCAGCTTGAACGGCCCATTCTCCTTGGTTACTAAAAGGATAGAAGTTGATTGAGGAGTTAAGCACAGATACGATGCTATAGATATGTTTTTGCTAATATTTCTATAACTAAGaacatttgaaatttaattaattaaattatctcTTCTTTGCTgcattaataatattaaatcaaaaattcgatTCTAAGTGATGCTTACACAGACTCGATCGATGGCGCTCGCTCCGAGATAGACGTGTGGCGACTAGGTGGATTACTGGTGGGGGGTGTGGGGCCAGCCGGCACTGAGACTGCGGGCGGTGAGATGACAGCAGCCACAGCCACCGGAGGAGCCACAACGGGAACAACTGGAGCTACTACCGGAACTATTCCCTTGAGTGGATCCAAAGGGCTCAAGGAGCTTGTGGAGCCACGTGGCGTCATCGAGGGGGTTTTTTGGGCATCGCCGGTAAGGGACGACAGCAGGCTGGGAGGAAGAACCTTGGGAACGTCCATGCCGCGCAACTTGAGGTTGATAAGCTTGCAGGCTATGCTGAACTCATTGATGTTCATCTTGCCGTCGGAATCAGTGTCCGCCAGTGCCCTGGAGATAAGAAAATGAGTAAGAATTAACACTCTTATCGGTGGATGATTCATGGGGGCGTCATATACATACCATATTTGGCCCAGAATCAGGGGCGGCAGCTGGGACTGCAGAAAGAATCCTTTGGCCTGGGCGCCGGTAACGAATCCTGCCTGCGGCTGGAGTGCCTTAAACTGTTCCTGGTACTTCAAACGCTCCCTCGGGGTCACCGCCCACGCATCCACCGCCGGGTTCATTTTGGGCAAACACTTTATCCTAGTTTCCACGGAAAGCTCTACCTCTTTATCGTCCTTTCTCCGTATGCGTGTGTATTAGTGCGCTCTCTTCGGCCACTTTTGAGTACACATCAAATACACACTCTTTCGCTCCGCACTCTTTTCGCCGCTCTCTTTACTACGTCTAGCGCCTATTGAGTATCCACCACCCCCATAAATTTTCACAATGGATTTTTATGGTTTACCTGTAAAGCATTTGCAAAAATATTAACCGATCTTAATGGACAGGTTGTAAATATAGATTGCCCCCTTTACTCGCTTTCTGAAGGTTTCAGTTTCTCTTTAGTAGGCGTTTTCACTTGTCAACCGCATAGCCACGAATTAACTGATAAATAATGATGTGATATGGTCTTCGCCAACGCACATGTTATTCTCTTAAATATCCTCTCAACCGTAAGTTTGTTGCTTACTTTTCATCGGAACAAGAAAATTTTGTATTTGCGTAAAtttaatcaatattttatATGATAGGACCCGATATCGACGAACGATAGGCTCCGATAGGTTCGGAGTAATAATCGAAGGAGCGTGACCGTCGCTTGTTTCTGTGATTATAGCGAGCAAGTGTTGAAAAGCACGGCGACCTTAAGTTGGATGTGACAATTCTGcaacgtttttgtttttccgctaacggatttaaaaataaatgaaacaatTCCTGACTAAAGTGAACCTCATTGAACCTCTCAGTACGATAATGTATACCCAAGCATAACGTCAATAGATCGCAACAACAAACATTAGAGatgaaaattttaaaatctaaaataataagaaaaaattaagTAAAATTTCCTTTTATTAAATCTTTAATGTTCctacaaaattaaaaaaaaaattattggAATATTATTtagaaataatatataatataatatataaatatatatacatataatagcatcaataacatttattcgttgacaaaattatctttaGGATAAATTCATGACAGATAACCCTCTAATTGGCGTttcattaatttaatattgCGCGATGGTAAAAGATGAATACCAAATTTGTATCCTCAAGTTTTGTCACAAATATAACTGAAGTTACGGCGGAATCACAATATTAAACCATTTTCTCACACATGACGATATTAttcaattataaatatatttctgaAAAACAAACTATTTGCAGTATAATTAATTCCTGTAAT
This genomic stretch from Drosophila mauritiana strain mau12 chromosome 2L, ASM438214v1, whole genome shotgun sequence harbors:
- the LOC117150854 gene encoding intersectin-1 isoform X4; its protein translation is MNPAVDAWAVTPRERLKYQEQFKALQPQAGFVTGAQAKGFFLQSQLPPLILGQIWALADTDSDGKMNINEFSIACKLINLKLRGMDVPKVLPPSLLSSLTGDAQKTPSMTPRGSTSSLSPLDPLKGIVPVVAPVVPVVAPPVAVAAVISPPAVSVPAGPTPPTSNPPSRHTSISERAPSIESVNQGEWAVQAAQKRKYTQVFNANDRTRSGYLTGSQARGVLVQSKLPQVTLAQIWTLSDIDGDGRLNCDEFILAMFLCEKAMAGEKIPVTLPQEWVPPNLRKIKSRPGSVSGVVSRPGSQPASRHASVSSQGAVAVVDADPTAGLPGQSSFEDKRKENYVKGQAELDRRRKIMEDQQRKEREERERKEREEADKRERARLEAERKQQEELERQLQRQREIEMEMEEQRKRELEAKEAARKELEKQRQQEWEQARIAEMNAQKEREQERVLKQKAHNTQLNVELSTLNEKIKELSQRICDTRAGVTNVKTVIDGMRTQRDTSMSEMSQLKARIKEQNAKLLQLTQERAKWDAKSKASGAALGGENAQQEQLNAAFAHKQLIINQIKDKVENISKEIESKKEDINTNDVQMSELKAELSALITKCEDLYKEYDVQRTSVLELKYNRKNETSVSSAWDTGSSSAWEQTGTTVTDPYAVASNDISSLAPPAVDLGGPAPEGFVKYQAVYEFNARNAEEITFVPGDIILVPLEQNAEPGWLAGEINGHTGWFPESYVEKLEVGEVAPVAAVEAPVDAQVATMADTYNDNINTSSVPAASADMTVAGDVEYYIAAYPYESAEEGDLSFSAGEMVMVIKKEGEWWTGTIGSRTGMFPSNYVQKADVGTASIAAAEPVESLDQETTLNGNAGNTAAPVEAQEQVYQPLPVQEPIEQPISSPGVGAEEAHEDLDTEVSQINTQSKTQSSEPAESYSRPMSRTSSMTPGMRAKRSEIAQVIAPYEATSTEQLSLTRGQLIMIRKKTDSGWWEGELQAKGRRRQIGWFPATYVKVLQGGRNSGRNTPVSGSRIEMTEQILDKVIALYPYKAQNDDELSFDKDDIISVLGRDEPEWWRGELNGLSGLFPSNYVGPFVTSGNV
- the LOC117150854 gene encoding intersectin-2 isoform X3, producing MNPAVDAWAVTPRERLKYQEQFKALQPQAGFVTGAQAKGFFLQSQLPPLILGQIWALADTDSDGKMNINEFSIACKLINLKLRGMDVPKVLPPSLLSSLTGDAQKTPSMTPRGSTSSLSPLDPLKGIVPVVAPVVPVVAPPVAVAAVISPPAVSVPAGPTPPTSNPPSRHTSISERAPSIESVNQGEWAVQAAQKRKYTQVFNANDRTRSGYLTGSQARGVLVQSKLPQVTLAQIWTLSDIDGDGRLNCDEFILAMFLCEKAMAGEKIPVTLPQEWVPPNLRKIKSRPGSVSGVVSRPGSQPASRHASVSSQGAVAVVDADPTAGLPGQSSFEDKRKENYVKGQAELDRRRKIMEDQQRKEREERERKEREEADKRERARLEAERKQQEELERQLQRQREIEMEMEEQRKRELEAKEAARKELEKQRQQEWEQARIAEMNAQKEREQERVLKQKAHNTQLNVELSTLNEKIKELSQRICDTRAGVTNVKTVIDGMRTQRDTSMSEMSQLKARIKEQNAKLLQLTQERAKWDAKSKASGAALGGENAQQEQLNAAFAHKQLIINQIKDKVENISKEIESKKEDINTNDVQMSELKAELSALITKCEDLYKEYDVQRTSVLELKYNRKNETSVSSAWDTGSSSAWEQTGTTVTDPYAVASNDISSLAPPAVDLGGPAPEGFVKYQAVYEFNARNAEEITFVPGDIILVPLEQNAEPGWLAGEINGHTGWFPESYVEKLEVGEVAPVAAVEAPVDAQVATMADTYNDNINTSSVPAASADMTVAGDVEYYIAAYPYESAEEGDLSFSAGEMVMVIKKEGEWWTGTIGSRTGMFPSNYVQKADVGTASIAAAEPVESLDQETTLNGNAGNTAAPVEAQEQVYQPLPVQEPIEQPISSPGVGAEEAHEDLDTEVSQINTQSKTQSSEPAESYSRPMSRTSSMTPGMRAKRSEIAQVIAPYEATSTEQLSLTRGQLIMIRKKTDSGWWEGELQAKGRRRQIGWFPATYVKVLQGGRNSGRNTPVSGSRIEMTEQILDKVIALYPYKAQNDDELSFDKDDIISVLGRDEPEWWRGELNGLSGLFPSNYVGPFVTSGKPAKANGTTKQ